One window from the genome of Actinomycetota bacterium encodes:
- the rsxC gene encoding electron transport complex subunit RsxC: MGRTSGLLYRIRGGVHPPSSKDLTAEKQIRRIEAPATVTIPMRQHIGAPCTPRVKKGDEVLVGTVIGDSEAFVSAPIHSSVSGKVVQVAPQPHPAGGEVLAAIIENDGEYRRDPSLAPPSPWEDMQPEEIRKEVRSAGMVGLGGAAFPTHVKLSPPREYPIDTVILNGAECEPFLTSDYRLLLEEPDAVLEGMRIIMRAVGARRGIVAVEDNKPKAIKAMETCVRGSGIEVASLRTRYPQGAEKVLIANLLHREVPSGGLPMHVGVVVNNVGTAYAIARRFSEGMPLVERVVTVTGSVVREPSNLMVPLGTGFSHAVEACGGFTEPPAKVIMGGPMMGLAQYTLEVPVVKGTSGILALSWKEARYSEPAEPVCIRCGRCVDVCPMGLIPTYLGTYAHNEKWDLLQRLHIEDCIECGCCTYTCPTKNPLVQLIKTGKAELARRRQHAERRESENRAAAEKSEGAGKDG, translated from the coding sequence ATGGGAAGGACGAGCGGCCTGCTGTACAGGATCAGGGGAGGTGTACATCCGCCCTCCTCCAAGGACCTGACGGCGGAGAAGCAGATCCGGAGGATTGAGGCTCCCGCCACCGTCACCATCCCCATGCGCCAGCATATCGGCGCTCCCTGCACGCCGAGGGTCAAGAAGGGGGACGAGGTCCTGGTGGGCACGGTCATAGGCGACTCCGAGGCCTTCGTCTCCGCCCCCATACACTCCAGCGTCTCGGGAAAGGTGGTCCAGGTGGCCCCCCAACCCCACCCCGCGGGCGGCGAGGTGCTGGCGGCGATCATCGAGAACGACGGCGAGTACCGCCGCGACCCCTCGCTCGCTCCGCCCAGCCCCTGGGAGGACATGCAGCCGGAGGAGATACGCAAAGAGGTGCGGTCGGCGGGCATGGTGGGCCTGGGCGGCGCCGCCTTCCCCACCCATGTGAAGCTTAGCCCCCCGCGGGAATACCCTATCGATACCGTGATCCTGAACGGAGCGGAATGCGAGCCCTTCCTGACCTCGGACTACCGCCTTCTCCTGGAGGAGCCGGACGCGGTACTGGAGGGCATGCGCATCATCATGCGGGCGGTGGGCGCCCGCAGGGGGATAGTGGCCGTCGAGGACAACAAGCCCAAGGCCATCAAGGCCATGGAGACATGCGTAAGAGGGTCGGGCATAGAGGTGGCTTCCCTGCGCACCCGCTACCCACAGGGAGCGGAGAAGGTGCTCATCGCCAACCTGCTGCACAGGGAAGTGCCCTCGGGCGGTCTCCCCATGCACGTGGGGGTGGTGGTGAACAACGTAGGCACCGCGTATGCCATAGCGCGCCGGTTCTCGGAGGGGATGCCCCTGGTGGAGAGGGTGGTCACGGTCACCGGATCGGTGGTGCGCGAGCCCTCCAACCTCATGGTCCCGCTGGGGACCGGTTTCTCCCATGCCGTGGAGGCATGCGGTGGGTTCACCGAGCCGCCCGCCAAGGTGATCATGGGCGGGCCCATGATGGGGCTGGCGCAGTATACCCTGGAGGTGCCGGTGGTGAAGGGCACCTCGGGCATCCTAGCCCTCTCCTGGAAGGAGGCGCGGTACAGCGAGCCCGCCGAGCCGGTCTGCATAAGGTGCGGGCGCTGCGTGGACGTCTGTCCCATGGGGCTCATCCCCACCTATCTGGGCACCTACGCCCATAACGAGAAATGGGACCTCCTGCAGAGGCTCCATATAGAGGACTGCATAGAGTGTGGCTGCTGCACCTATACCTGTCCCACCAAGAACCCCCTGGTCCAGCTGATCAAGACCGGTAAGGCGGAGCTCGCGCGACGCAGGCAGCACGCGGAAAGGCGCGAGTCCGAAAACCGCGCCGCGGCAGAAAAGAGCGAGGGGGCGGGGAAGGATGGATGA
- a CDS encoding RnfABCDGE type electron transport complex subunit D → MDEGKLIISTSPHVRDPINTRRIMCHVIAALAPVTVYALVIHGLSALWVLLASIAGAMLGDFSMQKGRRLPVTLDDCSALLTGLLLALTMPPKLPWWVAGVAGLAATVLGKQMFGGLGHNIFNPALVGRAVAFVSWPGYFAAGYAKSAAIGIANTAAHKTIQAAVDVASGASPLAAMKIVYDPSTSPIGPGGVPRGIVASTYYKPLLLANPWGCIGEVSALLLILGGIYLVATRVIGWRITVFYVGTVAALTAITGRDPLFYILAGGLLIGAVFMATDYTTSPLARRGKIVYGIGLGVVTWLLRFWSNNPEGVMFAILFMNALVPLIDRYIMPRRYGRVKEAEEAVRT, encoded by the coding sequence ATGGATGAGGGGAAGCTCATCATCTCCACCTCTCCCCATGTGAGGGACCCCATCAACACCCGCCGCATCATGTGCCACGTCATCGCGGCCCTGGCGCCGGTGACCGTATACGCTTTGGTGATCCACGGGCTTTCCGCCCTCTGGGTGCTGCTGGCCTCCATCGCGGGCGCCATGTTGGGAGACTTCTCCATGCAGAAGGGCAGGCGGCTGCCCGTGACCCTGGATGACTGTTCCGCCCTCTTGACCGGCCTTCTCCTCGCCCTTACCATGCCGCCCAAGCTGCCCTGGTGGGTGGCCGGCGTGGCGGGGCTGGCGGCCACCGTGCTCGGCAAGCAGATGTTCGGCGGGCTGGGGCACAACATCTTCAATCCCGCCCTGGTGGGACGCGCGGTGGCCTTCGTCTCCTGGCCCGGGTACTTCGCGGCCGGGTACGCCAAATCCGCCGCCATCGGCATCGCCAATACCGCCGCCCACAAGACCATCCAGGCCGCCGTGGACGTGGCCAGCGGGGCCAGCCCTCTGGCGGCCATGAAGATCGTCTACGACCCGTCGACCAGCCCCATCGGGCCGGGCGGGGTCCCTCGAGGCATCGTCGCCAGCACCTACTACAAGCCGCTGCTCCTGGCCAATCCCTGGGGGTGCATAGGCGAGGTGTCGGCTCTGCTGCTCATCCTGGGCGGCATCTACCTCGTGGCCACCCGGGTCATAGGATGGAGGATAACCGTGTTCTACGTGGGCACGGTGGCCGCGCTCACCGCCATTACCGGGCGCGATCCCCTTTTCTACATTCTGGCGGGAGGCCTGCTCATCGGGGCCGTGTTCATGGCCACGGACTACACCACCAGTCCCCTGGCGCGGCGGGGAAAGATCGTCTACGGCATCGGCCTGGGAGTGGTCACCTGGCTGCTGCGCTTCTGGTCCAACAACCCGGAGGGCGTGATGTTCGCCATCCTGTTCATGAACGCCCTGGTGCCCCTCATCGACCGCTACATCATGCCCCGCCGTTACGGCAGGGTAAAGGAGGCGGAGGAGGCGGTGAGAACATGA
- a CDS encoding FMN-binding protein, which yields MTRTILNLGLRLLVVCLVAAVGLGLTYTLVKNRIEEQDRKRRAEAAEAVLSAIEARPQEDLELTASLQERFADLIGVFEGLDASGDVIGYAFVLKSKGYNFITMAVGVDAEGKVTGIDIVTNEETPGLGAVAAEKPEFLGQFKGKGPEKLTLKVDVDAVSSATYTSRGITNGVNMALEVWKHLSNKGD from the coding sequence ATGACCAGGACCATCCTCAACCTGGGCTTGCGGCTGCTGGTCGTCTGCCTGGTGGCGGCGGTGGGCCTGGGCCTCACCTACACGCTGGTGAAGAACAGGATCGAGGAACAGGACCGCAAGCGCCGCGCCGAGGCGGCGGAGGCCGTGCTATCCGCCATCGAAGCCCGGCCCCAGGAGGACCTGGAGCTGACGGCCTCCCTGCAGGAAAGATTCGCCGACCTCATCGGGGTCTTCGAGGGCCTTGACGCGTCGGGAGACGTCATCGGCTACGCCTTCGTGCTCAAGAGCAAGGGCTATAACTTCATCACCATGGCCGTGGGGGTGGACGCCGAGGGCAAGGTGACGGGCATCGATATCGTGACCAACGAGGAGACGCCCGGGCTGGGCGCGGTGGCGGCCGAGAAGCCCGAGTTCCTGGGCCAGTTCAAGGGCAAGGGGCCGGAAAAGCTCACCCTCAAGGTGGACGTGGACGCGGTGAGCAGCGCCACCTACACCTCCCGCGGCATCACCAACGGGGTGAACATGGCCCTTGAGGTCTGGAAACATCTGAGCAATAAGGGCGATTAG
- the rsxE gene encoding electron transport complex subunit RsxE has product MEKERTLWGEFIKGFITTNPLLVLMVGLCSSLAISTRVESCIFMGMAVIFVLTCSNIIISLIRNLIPDQIRIPIFIVVIASFVTIVDLTLKTIPAVYERLGVWIPLIVVNCIILARAEGYASSAKVSHAMMDGLGIGLGYTCVLLIMSVVRELFGTGKIVMFEHTIISLGTNKMPAILILFPGAFITFALLSALLQWYQQRRKPEIEGG; this is encoded by the coding sequence ATGGAAAAGGAGAGGACCCTCTGGGGAGAGTTCATAAAGGGCTTCATAACCACCAACCCCCTGCTGGTGCTCATGGTGGGCCTCTGTTCCTCCCTGGCCATCTCCACCCGGGTGGAGAGCTGCATCTTCATGGGTATGGCGGTCATCTTCGTGCTCACCTGCTCCAACATCATCATCTCCCTCATACGCAACTTAATCCCCGACCAGATCCGCATCCCCATTTTCATCGTGGTCATCGCCTCCTTCGTCACCATCGTGGATCTCACCCTGAAGACCATCCCCGCGGTCTACGAACGCCTGGGGGTCTGGATACCCCTCATCGTAGTCAACTGCATCATCCTGGCGCGCGCGGAGGGCTATGCCTCCAGCGCCAAGGTCTCGCACGCCATGATGGACGGCCTGGGCATCGGCCTGGGATACACCTGCGTGCTGCTGATCATGAGCGTCGTCCGCGAGCTCTTCGGCACCGGCAAGATCGTGATGTTCGAGCACACCATCATCAGCCTGGGGACGAACAAGATGCCGGCCATACTCATCCTCTTCCCCGGCGCCTTCATAACCTTCGCCCTGCTCTCCGCCCTGCTGCAGTGGTACCAGCAGCGCCGCAAGCCCGAGATCGAGGGGGGATGA
- a CDS encoding electron transport complex subunit RsxA, producing the protein MHEAWRFFLLFFGAAIVANILLIRFIALCPFFGVSNSLETSLGMSISVIFVMVMATSVSWLAWNYVLDPLEVGQFLYIPTFILVIASLVQFVEMVIKKTSPPLYRAMGIYLPLITTNCAVLAAATESVKPGFFTKLNIAYSYGFVEAVIYTLGVAVGFSVVLVIFAAMRERIDLAPVPKFFRGVPIAFIAAALFSLAFMGFAGMFGL; encoded by the coding sequence ATGCACGAGGCCTGGCGTTTTTTCCTGCTCTTCTTCGGCGCCGCCATCGTCGCCAACATCCTGCTCATCCGCTTCATCGCCCTCTGCCCCTTCTTCGGGGTCTCCAACAGCCTGGAGACCTCCCTGGGCATGAGCATCTCCGTGATCTTCGTCATGGTCATGGCCACCTCGGTGAGCTGGCTGGCATGGAACTACGTCCTGGATCCCCTGGAGGTAGGACAGTTCCTTTACATCCCCACCTTCATCCTGGTCATCGCCAGCCTGGTGCAGTTCGTGGAGATGGTGATCAAGAAGACCAGTCCTCCCTTATATCGTGCCATGGGCATCTATCTTCCCCTCATCACCACCAACTGCGCCGTTCTCGCCGCGGCTACGGAGAGCGTGAAGCCCGGCTTCTTCACCAAGCTGAACATCGCCTACAGCTACGGTTTCGTGGAGGCGGTGATCTATACCCTCGGGGTGGCGGTGGGCTTCTCCGTCGTGCTCGTCATCTTCGCCGCCATGCGCGAGCGCATAGACCTGGCGCCGGTGCCCAAGTTCTTCCGCGGCGTGCCCATAGCCTTTATCGCCGCGGCCCTGTTCTCGCTGGCCTTCATGGGCTTCGCGGGCATGTTCGGACTGTGA
- a CDS encoding 4Fe-4S binding protein: MDWSLIWKAAIALSGFGALLGAVLAVASKRFHVEIDPRVQEVLDAMPGSNCGACGLPGCEAAAEAVVREDAPVTICRAGGPEVAAEVGRIMGVEVGSMVPLVAHIHCRGGASLSPIRAVYQGINSCRAAETAGGGGKACPYGCLCLEDCAKVCPVNAITFDEDCIRRVNVRKCTGCGLCADVCPRDLIEMVPASATVFVRCKCQYTGKKALGVCKVACIGCRKCEKVCPSDAIHVNNGFAAIDYEKCTDCGECALVCPTDSIQVWVASEDHPEGGEFVVPEGKKKKGAREDEPEKG; the protein is encoded by the coding sequence ATGGACTGGTCCCTGATCTGGAAGGCGGCCATAGCCCTGTCGGGCTTCGGGGCTCTGCTGGGGGCAGTGCTGGCCGTGGCCTCGAAGCGCTTCCACGTGGAGATAGATCCCAGGGTCCAGGAAGTGCTGGATGCCATGCCCGGGTCCAACTGCGGCGCCTGCGGGCTTCCCGGCTGCGAGGCGGCAGCCGAGGCGGTGGTCAGGGAAGACGCCCCGGTCACCATCTGCCGGGCGGGAGGACCGGAGGTGGCCGCGGAGGTGGGAAGGATCATGGGCGTCGAGGTGGGCTCCATGGTTCCCCTGGTCGCCCACATCCACTGCCGCGGCGGAGCCAGCCTATCTCCCATCCGCGCCGTGTACCAGGGCATCAACTCCTGCCGCGCGGCGGAGACGGCGGGGGGTGGGGGCAAGGCCTGCCCCTACGGATGCCTCTGCCTGGAGGACTGCGCCAAGGTCTGTCCCGTCAACGCCATCACCTTCGACGAGGACTGCATCAGGCGCGTGAATGTGAGGAAGTGCACCGGCTGCGGGCTGTGCGCCGACGTATGTCCGCGCGACCTCATCGAGATGGTGCCCGCTTCCGCCACCGTGTTCGTGCGCTGCAAGTGCCAGTACACGGGGAAAAAGGCCCTGGGGGTGTGCAAGGTCGCCTGCATCGGGTGCAGAAAATGCGAGAAGGTCTGCCCCTCCGACGCCATACACGTGAACAACGGTTTCGCCGCTATCGACTACGAGAAGTGCACCGACTGCGGCGAATGCGCCCTGGTCTGTCCCACCGATTCCATCCAGGTATGGGTGGCCAGTGAGGACCATCCCGAGGGCGGGGAGTTCGTCGTCCCCGAGGGCAAGAAGAAAAAGGGCGCGCGGGAGGACGAGCCGGAGAAGGGTTAA